A window of the candidate division KSB1 bacterium genome harbors these coding sequences:
- a CDS encoding carboxypeptidase regulatory-like domain-containing protein: protein MKLLKGMLLGMLLVLFMVAVNPAQDMGNGSISGMVLSQADSTPLARAKVFAFRFQNLGMPKKFYAETDEKGFYKIDNLSQGDYWIYAQRDSFVAEFYKDTNNPFFAIPIKVDKGAAIKGIDFYLENGGIITGRVTDRNGAGIPKVQISATPFQSIMPQPIWVDSLLVWGATQTNDDGYYEINTLDSNQYRVSAKLISPIAPFFQIKYYDNKTNPMDADPVLVDNGQQKSGIDFKFDYVLPTGGITGTAKDADGNPLEGVFVFAWQKTDGDTFSGYFRGFGNQVRTDKNGNYAINHLSPGDYIVSATRIDQLNFQTIYYDGAAKIEDATPVKVADAIVPNINFVFDKLANPGSISGKVTLDSDGSPVANAFVEAMWIGSYAGHGHAAVRPSMFSWTDEKGNYKIEKLRAGKYIVLVHKNGYTEFYDDTQDITKATEVEVLEGKETSGINFGIPALPDTGSKVSGVVKDDSTGDPIEGAIVTLFPVTTSPHGNAFKGKFTLFDFYATVSDRKGEYLIAGIPAGKYIAVCWASKYIVEFYDNKMTPWDADQIELDGATDRNDINFALTPGWGFRLPAGANDQPVGMISGQITDNEGRYVAGAYVSVIDENYQLRGTEMTGADGTYILAGIPAGKYFVKVDRMPYKTAYYGNTTDLNQATPVAVGEAGNFTVTSVDVALTPMATTDVEQSTNSDTAPKEFELAQNYPNPFNPTTTIRYALPVGSHVTLKIYNLKGEVVKTLVNGYQAAQNHQVVWNGDNDAGQRVAAGIYLYQLQAGNYRKTMRLILMK from the coding sequence ATGAAGCTTTTAAAAGGTATGCTATTAGGAATGTTGTTAGTGTTATTCATGGTGGCGGTTAACCCGGCTCAGGACATGGGCAATGGTTCGATTTCTGGGATGGTGTTGAGCCAGGCAGACAGCACCCCACTGGCACGGGCCAAGGTTTTTGCATTTCGGTTTCAGAATTTGGGAATGCCCAAAAAGTTCTATGCTGAAACTGATGAAAAAGGTTTCTATAAAATCGATAATTTATCTCAGGGAGACTACTGGATCTACGCGCAGCGGGATAGTTTCGTAGCGGAATTTTACAAGGATACCAATAATCCGTTCTTTGCCATTCCAATTAAGGTTGATAAAGGGGCGGCGATCAAAGGAATTGATTTTTACCTTGAGAATGGCGGCATCATTACGGGAAGAGTGACCGATCGTAATGGAGCTGGTATCCCCAAAGTTCAGATCAGCGCCACACCATTTCAATCGATCATGCCGCAACCCATTTGGGTCGATTCCTTGCTTGTGTGGGGCGCTACGCAGACGAATGATGATGGTTATTACGAGATTAATACCTTGGATTCTAACCAATATCGGGTCTCTGCGAAGCTGATCAGCCCCATCGCCCCATTTTTCCAAATCAAGTATTACGATAATAAGACCAATCCGATGGATGCAGACCCAGTTTTGGTGGACAATGGGCAGCAGAAATCTGGCATTGATTTTAAGTTTGATTATGTTTTGCCCACTGGTGGTATAACAGGAACGGCAAAAGATGCTGATGGTAATCCTCTGGAAGGTGTTTTTGTGTTCGCCTGGCAAAAAACAGATGGCGATACCTTTTCCGGTTATTTCAGAGGATTTGGCAATCAGGTTCGAACGGATAAGAATGGCAATTATGCGATTAATCATCTCAGCCCTGGCGATTATATTGTATCCGCGACACGAATTGATCAATTGAATTTTCAAACCATTTACTATGATGGAGCCGCGAAAATTGAAGATGCGACACCCGTCAAGGTGGCTGATGCGATTGTGCCCAATATCAATTTTGTATTTGATAAATTGGCCAATCCTGGCTCCATTTCTGGCAAGGTCACATTGGATTCTGATGGATCACCAGTGGCGAATGCATTTGTTGAGGCGATGTGGATTGGCAGTTATGCTGGTCATGGGCATGCTGCGGTCCGTCCAAGCATGTTCAGTTGGACCGATGAGAAAGGCAATTATAAAATTGAGAAATTGCGCGCCGGGAAATATATTGTGCTGGTTCATAAGAATGGGTACACTGAATTTTACGATGATACACAAGATATCACCAAAGCTACCGAAGTCGAAGTCCTGGAAGGAAAAGAGACCAGTGGCATTAATTTCGGCATCCCCGCCCTTCCAGATACTGGCAGCAAAGTCTCTGGAGTTGTGAAGGATGATTCGACTGGTGATCCAATTGAAGGCGCGATCGTGACCTTATTCCCAGTTACGACTTCGCCTCATGGGAATGCATTCAAAGGGAAATTTACATTGTTCGATTTCTATGCGACCGTTTCCGATCGCAAAGGCGAATATCTCATTGCAGGCATTCCAGCAGGAAAATACATCGCGGTATGCTGGGCTTCAAAATACATTGTCGAGTTTTATGACAATAAAATGACCCCCTGGGACGCTGACCAGATCGAGCTAGATGGAGCGACCGATCGAAACGATATCAATTTTGCCTTAACTCCTGGTTGGGGATTCCGGCTGCCAGCGGGTGCGAACGATCAGCCAGTGGGCATGATCTCTGGCCAGATTACGGATAACGAAGGCCGCTACGTGGCTGGGGCTTATGTTTCGGTGATCGACGAAAATTATCAGCTCCGTGGGACCGAGATGACTGGTGCCGATGGTACATATATCTTAGCAGGTATCCCTGCGGGCAAATATTTCGTTAAGGTGGATCGTATGCCTTACAAAACTGCTTATTATGGCAATACTACCGATCTAAACCAAGCCACACCAGTAGCAGTTGGCGAGGCCGGCAATTTCACCGTTACCAGTGTCGATGTCGCCTTGACTCCTATGGCAACTACCGATGTGGAGCAGTCGACAAATTCCGACACAGCTCCAAAAGAATTCGAACTGGCTCAGAATTATCCAAATCCCTTTAATCCCACTACTACGATTCGCTATGCCTTGCCAGTTGGTTCGCATGTAACGTTGAAGATTTACAATCTGAAGGGCGAAGTGGTGAAGACGTTGGTGAACGGATACCAGGCCGCACAGAATCATCAAGTGGTCTGGAACGGTGATAATGATGCAGGACAGAGAGTCGCTGCCGGTATCTATTTGTACCAGTTGCAAGCAGGAAATTATAGAAAGACTATGCGATTAATTCTCATGAAATAA
- a CDS encoding TRAP transporter large permease subunit yields the protein MTTILWAVFLILLALLGAPLFSIIGAIALLSFHFLGIDTSAVIVEMYRLSSAPTLIAIPLFTFAGYVLAESNAPKRLVNLSRAMFGWMPGGLAIVVLVTCAFFTAFTGASGVTIVAIGGLLYPMLLKEGYPEKFSLGLITSSGSLGLLFPPSLPIILYAVVAKISVDQLFLAGIIPGFLLIILLSIYSTQKGKKAAVPVTRFNWGNLWLALKEAIWEIPLPFIIIGGIYGGFFTATEAAAITAFYALIVEVFVYQDLKLFKDIPKIIKESTVLVGGILVILGTALGLTNYLIDEQVPMKILNFMQTFISSKIVFLIMLNILLLIVGCMMDIFSAIIVVVPLIVPIARAFGVDPIHLGVIFLTNLEIGYLTPPVGLNLFISSFRFEKPILQLYRASLPFLLILIIALFIITYIPALSLGLLRLVGK from the coding sequence ATGACCACGATCCTCTGGGCGGTGTTTCTTATCCTGCTGGCCTTATTGGGCGCGCCATTGTTTTCGATCATCGGCGCCATCGCCCTGCTGAGCTTCCATTTTTTGGGGATCGACACCTCGGCTGTAATCGTCGAGATGTATCGCCTGTCCAGTGCACCGACGCTGATTGCCATTCCGCTGTTTACTTTTGCAGGATATGTTTTGGCTGAGAGCAATGCGCCGAAACGGCTGGTCAATCTCTCGAGGGCGATGTTCGGCTGGATGCCTGGAGGATTGGCGATTGTGGTGTTGGTGACCTGCGCCTTTTTCACGGCATTCACTGGCGCATCAGGTGTGACGATCGTAGCCATCGGCGGACTGCTCTATCCCATGCTGCTCAAAGAGGGCTATCCCGAAAAATTTTCATTGGGCTTGATCACCTCATCGGGCAGCCTGGGCCTGCTATTCCCGCCCAGTTTGCCCATCATCCTCTACGCCGTAGTGGCCAAAATCAGCGTCGACCAATTATTTCTGGCAGGAATTATCCCAGGGTTTTTGTTGATTATCCTGCTATCGATTTATAGCACTCAGAAGGGCAAAAAAGCTGCCGTGCCCGTGACGCGGTTCAATTGGGGCAATCTCTGGCTGGCGCTAAAAGAAGCGATCTGGGAAATTCCCTTGCCGTTTATCATCATCGGCGGCATTTATGGTGGATTTTTTACAGCTACAGAAGCCGCAGCCATCACAGCTTTTTATGCGCTGATCGTCGAGGTCTTCGTCTATCAAGACTTGAAATTGTTCAAAGACATTCCGAAAATTATCAAAGAGAGCACGGTGCTGGTCGGTGGCATTCTGGTTATTTTGGGCACCGCACTGGGGCTCACCAATTATCTCATTGATGAACAAGTTCCAATGAAGATTTTGAATTTCATGCAGACCTTCATCAGCAGCAAAATTGTCTTTCTGATCATGTTGAATATTTTGTTACTCATTGTCGGCTGCATGATGGACATTTTTTCAGCCATCATCGTGGTCGTGCCGCTCATCGTCCCCATTGCCAGGGCGTTCGGCGTCGATCCGATCCACCTGGGCGTGATCTTTTTGACCAATCTGGAAATCGGCTACCTGACACCGCCAGTGGGATTGAACTTGTTCATCTCCAGCTTTCGATTTGAAAAGCCGATTTTGCAGCTCTATCGCGCTTCGCTGCCGTTCCTGCTTATTCTGATCATCGCATTATTCATCATAACCTACATACCGGCGCTGAGCTTGGGATTGCTTCGCTTAGTTGGGAAGTGA
- a CDS encoding TRAP transporter small permease encodes MMKLIHSLNNFLAKIETIFLIIILLSMILLAFLQVILRNFFHTSILWADTLLRHLVLWIGFIGASLATKELRHINIDALSRLLSKTAKRITVIILNLFAGTVCFFLMRAAMTFIQSEKQAGSTLFAGIPTWLFQIIIVIGFGLMMLRFFIHVLENLLAPSSAARKEAA; translated from the coding sequence ATGATGAAACTTATTCACAGCCTGAACAACTTCCTCGCCAAAATCGAAACCATTTTTCTCATCATCATTCTGCTTAGTATGATTCTGCTGGCCTTTTTGCAGGTGATCCTGAGAAATTTCTTCCACACCTCGATCCTCTGGGCCGATACGCTGCTGCGGCATCTGGTGCTCTGGATCGGCTTCATCGGTGCCTCGCTAGCCACCAAAGAGCTACGCCATATCAATATTGATGCGCTGTCCCGCTTGCTTTCGAAGACTGCCAAACGGATCACCGTCATCATCCTCAATCTATTTGCTGGCACCGTCTGCTTCTTTTTGATGCGGGCGGCGATGACGTTCATCCAATCGGAGAAACAGGCTGGCAGCACCTTGTTCGCTGGCATTCCGACCTGGCTCTTCCAGATCATCATTGTCATCGGCTTTGGCTTGATGATGCTGCGGTTTTTCATCCATGTCCTTGAAAACCTCCTTGCGCCATCATCCGCAGCGCGGAAGGAGGCAGCATGA